A region from the Drosophila ananassae strain 14024-0371.13 chromosome 2L, ASM1763931v2, whole genome shotgun sequence genome encodes:
- the LOC6500043 gene encoding uncharacterized protein LOC6500043 isoform X1, with protein MNYNYNNKNNWSSRHNNNERIEQDTQQQMQAAVRTTGTSFSSSSSASARASFSHTSTTKTRAGTTSLIYLPPFCYPCKHVPAASTTRSKSRSRSKSRSQEESCRGVKGSSCCCRPGWEHKNYDKHASAATLTPATSAAVANSGPATATATMSSCSTTIAAALASRAGEFLQPGIQLPVAAAGHACTDLRQTSQLVMPSVAEAGGVLECGKRCWRRERMRRGERPSHASAASLAQVNPISTFAATMEVAATEVAPPETTPTTGARTTAHNSLTTTTTDTNRNLTTTARGTTGAVLPQDEKKEYDECRCFNYNGDISPERLSGITWLMFLWQHLLLLLLPGNGKGNGNGNNSHFARKTARSYSTGSNGNANGSRSSMTSTKSWLGPLLMLLLATSVSGWGRQDAPTNCTFPARWEGSWFLSGYQQSIHIKGSQFSYRGRCAASDGNKYLIVDEKGCHRCLVIYEKHKNVLQYKESECEGDSMYMHQSNPSALAMRSSNKQSDHRGGAHPNTNGHSRLSSSDQYIMRSNDDMNDCPPDFCKGRETLQNLCDQIPGDALLYSLFRESAEPVKCPLKGPFIFTYNRGHGECKSPVSNIESCTEESRLLLSFQACPDVQGTESTVEELTCLATWKDGNSRYLVGLVSHHHAISNEERYRCFVYEKISSLMGGPSMLSSKDAEYKLAQSGDATCNGLDSAEVGSRIMSLRKPPVAERCDFPAWFKGPRHWHALMGNAVYNYHSNDGSVHIIKPNGYMETRALCEQINKQTSTEMMAVVHYTTGCQSGFMCMMFYRRDTFVIEIQTGKPAIRLEDACAPDHFDINKMAYITLLASNPDLAICPMEGIYTLRGAIGPPYLATRHKRNHNGKSHLGHGHHHHESADSGGFGHRGHSSLSFRNLERTERGSWHGNTRGLQVRNRRNAPKDPQVLEHHHQHQQQQQALVLQKVNSSDTSVGFVATRNRRDVPACVPNYNAQRQLWVGCTAENLIDVSPLCSVEGEEEYSCHGSWSENSTFYIIARHKGSKHGVCLTYKPTEGTAAKLVVGDACYRGTQKPPDHHLVANLSVLGKCGETGFSSGSTHLANWLLLMAMGAWIILHS; from the exons ATGaactacaactacaacaacaaaaacaactggAGCTCCAGGCACAACAACAACGAAAGAATAGAACAG GACACGCAGCAACAAATGCAGGCAGCCGTCAGGACAACGGGCAccagcttcagctccagctccagcgcCAGCGCCAGGGCCAGCTTCAGCCACACGTCCACAACCAAGACGAGGGCAGGAACAACGTCGTTAATCTATTTACCGCCTTTCTGCTATCCTTGTAAGCATGTGCCTGCGGCCAGCACTACAAGGAGCAAGAGCAGAAGCCGGAGCAAAAGCAGAAGTCAGGAGGAGAGCTGTAGAGGAGTAAAAGGaagcagctgttgttgtcggCCTGGCTGGGAACACAAAAATTATGATAAACATGCTTCAGCGGCGACGTTGACACCAGCAACATCAGCTGCAGTCGCCAATTCAGGTCCTgcaacggcaacagcaacaatgtCCTCCTGCTCCACTACCATTGCCGCAGCATTGGCCTCTAGGGCTGGTGAATTCCTGCAGCCGGGAATTCAGTTACCCGTGGCCGCAGCGGGGCATGCCTGCACCGATCTCCGGCAGACGTCGCAATTAGTTATGCCCAGTGTTGCAGAAGCGGGTGGCGTCTTGGAATGCGGCAAGCGATGCTGGCGACGTGAGCGAATGCGGCGAGGCGAACGACCAAGTCATGCGTCTGCGGCTTCGCTGGCCCAGGTAAATCCAATCAGCACTTTCGCAGCAACAATGGAGGTGGCAGCAACAGAGGTGGCACCACCAgaaacaacaccaacaacaggAGCAAGAACAACCGCGCACAATTCGCTAACAACGACAACTACAGATACAAATAGAAACCTAACTACAACGGCAAGAGGCACCACTGGCGCAGTCCTGCCGCAAGATGAGAAGAAGGAGTATGATGAATGTAGGTGCTTTAACTATAACGGTGATATTAGTCCGGAGCGACTTTCCGGCATTAcgtggctgatgttcttgtgGCAgcatctgctgctgctgcttctgccgGGCAACGGCAAGGGCAACGGCAACGGAAACAACTCCCACTTCGCAAGGAAAACAGCAAGGAGCTACAGCACTGGCAGCAATGGCAATGCCAATGGAAGCAGGAGCAGCATGACGTCGACAAAAAGTTGGCTGGGACCGTTGCTAATGCTCCTGCTGGCCACGTCCGTCAGCGGCTGGGGTCGGCAAGATG CGCCCACAAATTGCACGTTTCCGGCCCGATGGGAGGGCTCCTGGTTCCTGTCCGGCTATCAGCAATCCATACACATCAAAGGCTCCCAGTTCAGCTATCGAGGCAGGTGTGCTGCCTCCGATGGTAACAAATATCTGATTGTCGACGA GAAAGGATGTCATCGTTGCCTGGTTATCTATGAGAAGCATAAAAATGTGCTCCAATATAAAGAAAGTGAGTGCGAAGGTGATAGTATGTATATGCATCAGTCGAACCCATCTGCACTGGCGATGCGTAGCTCTAATAAACAAAGTGATCATAGGGGGGGAGCTCATCCCAATACGAACGGGCATTCAAGACTATCTTCATCGGATCAGTACATAATGAGATCCAATGACGATATGAATGATT gtCCCCCAGACTTTTGCAAGGGCCGTGAGACTTTACAGAATCTCTGCGACCAAATTCCGGGCGATGCCCTGCTCTACTCGCTTTTCCGGGAGAGCGCCGAGCCGGTCAAGTGTCCGCTCAAGG GCCCCTTCATCTTTACGTACAATCGAGGCCACGGGGAGTGCAAGTCGCCGGTGTCCAACATTGAGAGCTGCACCGAGGAGAGTCGCCTCCTGTTGAGCTTCCAGGCCTGTCCCGATGTCCAGGGCACCGAGAGTACGG TGGAGGAGCTGACGTGCCTGGCGACCTGGAAGGATGGCAACTCACGCTATTTGGTGGGCCTCGTCTCGCACCATCACGCCATTTCGAACGAGGAACGCTACCGCTGTTTTGTCTACGAGAAAATCTCCTCCCTGATGG GCGGCCCCAGTATGCTCAGCTCCAAGGATGCCGAATATAAGCTGGCCCAATCCGGCGACGCCACTTGCAATGGCTTAGACAGTGCCGAG GTCGGCTCCCGTATTATGTCGCTGCGAAAACCGCCTGTGGCCGAGCGCTGCGACTTTCCGGCCTGGTTCAAGGGTCCGCGTCACTGGCATGCCCTCATGGGCAATGCCGTCTACAATTATCATTCCAA CGACGGATCCGTGCACATTATTAAGCCCAACGGCTATATGGAGACACGTGCGCTCTGCGAGCAGATAAATAAACAGACCTCAACCGAAATGATGGCCGTGGTGCACTACACAACCGGGTG CCAATCGGGATTCATGTGCATGATGTTCTACCGCCGGGACACGTTCGTCATCGAGATTCAGACGGGCAAGCCGGCAATTCGCCTGGAGGATGCCTGTGCACCGGATCACTTTGACATCAACAAAATGGCCTACATCACCTTGTTAG CCAGCAATCCGGATTTGGCAATTTGTCCCATGGAGGGCATCTACACTTTGCGAGGCGCCATCGGGCCGCCGTATCTGGCGACGCGCCACAAGCGCAATCACAATGGGAAATCGCATCTGGGCCACGGACACCATCATCATGAGAGCGCCGACTCCGGCGGTTTCGGTCACAGGGG GCACAGTTCGCTGAGTTTTCGGAATTTGGAGCGCACTGAGCGCGGTTCATGGCATGGCAATACCCGAGGTCTTCAGGTCCGCAATCGCCGCAACGCACCCAAGGATCCGCAGGTGTTGGAGCATCATCATcagcaccaacagcagcagcaggctttGGTCCTTCAGAAGGTCAACAGCAGCGACACTAGTGTGGGATTTGTGGCCACCCGAAATCGGCGGGATGTGCCCGCCTGTGTGCCCAATTACAATGCCCAGCGACAGCTTTGGGTGGGCTGCACGGCGGAAAATCTGATCGATGTCAGTCCACTGTGCAGCGTAGAGGGCGAAGAGG AGTACTCCTGTCATGGGTCTTGGAGCGAAAACAGCACCTTCTACATCATCGCCCGGCACAAGGGCAGCAAGCACGGCGTCTGCCTGACCTACAAACCCACGGAGGGCACTGCAGCCAAGCTGGTTGTGGGGGATGCCTGCTACCGTGGAACCCAAAAGCCACCAGATCATCACCTCGTAGCCAACCTGTCTGTTTTGG GTAAATGCGGCGAAACTGGCTTCAGTTCCGGATCAACTCATCTGGCCAACTGGTTGCTTTTGATGGCGATGGGTGCGTGGATAATCCTACACAGCTGA